One region of Fragaria vesca subsp. vesca linkage group LG4, FraVesHawaii_1.0, whole genome shotgun sequence genomic DNA includes:
- the LOC101307387 gene encoding 3-isopropylmalate dehydratase-like, producing MSYSTLASPSTSFLNDTTTTKKDLGLSAFSSTFQRCRRSVSKKSCSVMAPSERKPATTGSVKTGMTMTEKILARASERTHLSPGDNVWVNIDVLMTHDVCGPGSFGIFKKEFGQNAKVWDREKIVIIPDHYIFTTDERANRNVDILRDFCTEQNIKYFYDIKDLGNFKANPDYKGVCHVALAQEGHCRPGEVLLGTDSHTCTAGAFGQFATGIGNTDAGFVLGTGKLLLKVPPTLRFVLDGEMPDYLLAKDLILQIIGEISVAGATYKAMEFVGSTVESLSMEERMTLCNMVVEAGGKNGIVPADSTTYKYLEDKTSVPYEPVYSDDKARFLTEYRFDISKLEPLVAKPHSPDNRALARECKDVKIDRVYIGSCTGGKTEDFMAAAKVFLASGKKVKVPTFLVPATQKVWMDVYSRPVPGSGGKTCSQIFEEAGCDTPASPSCGACLGGPKDTYARLNEPQVCVSTTNRNFPGRMGHKEGQIYLASPYTAAASALTGYVTDPREFLQ from the exons ATGTCTTACTCCACTCTTGCTTCACCCTCCACTTCCTTCCTCAACGACACCACCACCACTAAG AAGGATTTGGGTCTCTCTGCTTTTTCTTCCACATTTCAGCGATGCAGGAGATCAGTCTCCAAGAAATCCTGCTCCGTCATGGCCCCATCGGAGCGGAAGCCAGCCACTACTGGCTCG GTCAAGACTGGAATGACAATGACCGAGAAGATATTGGCAAGGGCTTCTGAGAGAACCCATTTGAGCCCTGGTGACAATGTTTGGGTTAACATTGATGTTTTGATGACCCATGATGTGTGTGGCCCTGGTTCGTTTGGAATCTTCAAGAAAGAGTTTGGCCAGAATGCTAAG GTTTGGGACCGAGAAAAGATTGTGATCATACCTGACCATTATATATTCACTACTGATGAGCGTGCAAACCGTAATGTGGATATATTGAGGGATTTCTGCACGGAGCAGAACATTAAGTACTTTTATGATATCAAGGATCTTGGCAACTTTAAG GCTAACCCGGATTACAAGGGGGTATGCCATGTTGCTCTTGCTCAAGAAGGTCATTGCAGGCCTGGAGAG GTGCTACTAGGTACAGATTCTCACACCTGTACCGCCGGAGCATTTGGACAATTCGCTACTGGAATCGGGAACACTGATGCAGGTTTCGTATTGGGCACTGGCAAGCTTTTACTCAAG GTGCCTCCAACTCTGAGATTCGTGCTGGATGGTGAAATGCCTGACTATTTGCTTGCCAAAGACTTAATTTTGCAA ATTATTGGTGAAATCTCTGTAGCCGGTGCAACATATAAAGCTATGGAGTTTGTTGGCAGCACTGTTGAAAGCTTAAGT ATGGAAGAGAGGATGACATTATGCAACATGGTTGTTGAAGCTGGGGGTAAAAATGGTATCGTCCCTGCTGATAGCACTACATACAAGTACCTTGAG GATAAAACGTCAGTACCGTATGAACCTGTGTACAGCGATGATAAAGCAAG ATTTCTTACTGAGTACAGATTTGATATCTCAAAATTGGAGCCGTTGGTGGCAAAG CCTCATTCTCCAGATAACCGTGCTTTAGCAAGAGAATGCAAAGATGTGAAAATTGACAGAGTGTATATTGGATCTTGTACTGGTGGGAAAACAGAGGATTTTATGGCTGCTGCTAAAGTTTTTCTGGCTTCA GGCAAGAAGGTCAAAGTACCCACTTTTCTTGTACCTGCTACACAAAAG GTTTGGATGGACGTGTACAGCCGTCCGGTGCCAGGATCTGGTGGAAAGACTTGCTCACAGATATTTGAGGAAGCTGGTTGTGACACACCTGCAAGTCCCAGTTGTGGTGCTTGCTTGGGTGGTCCCAAGGACACATATGCTCGCTTGAATGAACCGCAG GTATGTGTCTCTACTACAAACAGAAACTTCCCAGGCAGAATGGGCCACAAGGAAGGCCAGATATATCTTGCTTCACCATATACAGCTGCAGCATCAGCCTTGACCGGTTATGTGACCGACCCAAGAGAGTTTTTGCAGTAA
- the LOC101312823 gene encoding uncharacterized protein LOC101312823, with the protein MTTAENGSEVRVHIFSGENLDFWIIKMETMFISRDLLSYVKEGYAIPAAEGMTNAQRTELKANIKKDAKALGILQTTVTDAIFPRIANERTAKGAWNVLKVEFKGSDKVRAVKVQSLRRDFEYTRMNETKLLSDYCTRLIDLVNQMKTYAEPIPEKRVVQKILMSLNRKYDAIASIIEETRDIDTLGVQDLMGTLKAFDQRLMSHDEPTEKVFQTLSLNTRSSEPSSSNSKQKKNWKGKGKKWEGRSDQSGKGKNEGGSSSNYLKCSISDKMHIGECWFKGKPKCSICNKFGHVKKDCDYKGNQLASCSEEQSDNSMFCVTYAATTAVNENVWLVDSAYSNHMTANANPLYDIDYNNITKVKMANGMLVDTKGKGSVVVETKNGKMFIKDVMLVPNLDSNLLSVGQLVEHKYHLHFGDDICKIFEKGSSKKLMVEVEMKRNISFPLTLKYATESVRKMELQEDPWLWHQSLGPLNFQSLKLLHQNEMVQGLPKIKEVTKVCV; encoded by the coding sequence ATGACTACAGCAGAAAATGGTTCAGAAGTTAGAGTTCATATCTTCTCAGGAGAGAACCTTGATTTCTGGATTATTAAGATGGAAACCATGTTCATATCACGTGATCTATTGAGCTATGTAAAAGAAGGCTATGCAATTCCAGCAGCTGAAGGGATGACAAATGCTCAAAGAACTGAGCTGAAGGCAAATATCAAGAAAGATGCAAAAGCTCTTGGTATTTTGCAAACCACAGTCACAGATGCTATCTTTCCAAGAATTGCAAATGAGAGAACAGCCAAAGGAGCTTGGAATGTTCTAAAGGTGGAGTTCAAAGGCTCAGATAAGGTGAGAGCTGTTAAAGTTCAATCTTTAAGGAGAGATTTTGAGTATACTAGAATGAATGAAACTAAGCTTCTGAGTGATTATTGCACTAGATTGATTGATTTAGTTAACCAGATGAAAACCTATGCTGAACCTATACCTGAAAAGAGAGTAGTACAGAAGATCCTTATGAGTTTGAATAGGAAGTATGATGCTATAGCAAGTATTATAGAGGAGACTAGGGATATAGACACTCTTGGTGTACAGGATTTAATGGGGACACTTAAGGCTTTTGATCAGAGGTTGATGAGTCATGATGAACCCACAGAAAAAGTCTTTCAAACACTAAGCCTAAACACAAGAAGTAGTGAGCCATCTAGTTCAAATTCCAAACAGAAAAAGAACTGGAAAGGAAAAGGCAAGAAGTGGGAGGGTAGATCAGATCAGTCAGGAAAAGGAAAAAATGAAGGAGGTAGTAGTTCAAATTATTTGAAGTGTTCAATCTCTGATAAGATGCATATAGGTGAATGTTGGTTTAAGGGGAAACCAAAATGTTCAATTTGTAACAAGTTCGGTCATGTCAAGAAGGATTGTGACTACAAGGGAAATCAACTGGCTAGCTGCAGTGAAGAACAAAGTGATAATAGTATGTTTTGTGTCACTTATGCTGCAACCACTGCAGTAAATGAGAATGTTTGGCTTGTTGATAGTGCTTACAGTAATCATATGACTGCAAATGCCAACCCTCTCTATGACATTGACTACAACAACATTACAAAGGTGAAGATGGCAAATGGAATGTTGGTGGATACAAAAGGCAAAGGAAGTGTTGTTGTTGAAACCAAAAATGGAAAAATGTTCATCAAAGATGTAATGCTTGTTCCAAATCTTGATTCGAATTTGCTAAGTGTTGGACAACTCGTTGAGCACAAATATCACCTGCATTTTGGTGATGACATTTGCAAAATCTTTGAGAAAGGGAGTAGCAAGAAGCTGATGGTGGAAGTTGAAATGAAGAGGAACATAAGTTTTCCTCTGACTCTCAAGTATGCAACTGAGAGTGTAAGAAAAATGGAGCTGCAGGAAGATCCTTGGCTCTGGCATCAAAGTCTTGGACCTTTGAATTTTCAAAGTCTGAAGCTGCTGCATCAGAATGAAATGGTGCAGGGATTGCCAAAAATTAAAGAAGTCACTAAAGTGTGTGTATGA
- the LOC101307683 gene encoding 3-isopropylmalate dehydratase-like gives MTYSTVAPPSTSINNTKKDLDVSAFSSTSPASFQLCKRSVSKKICSVMSPSERKPATTGLVKTGMTMTEKILARASEKTHLSPGDNVWVNIDVLMTHDVCGPGTFGIFKKEFGQNAKVWDREKVVVIPEHYIFTRDERANRNVDTLRDFCTEQNIKYFYDIKDLGNFKANPDYKGVCHVALAQEGHCRPGEVHLGTDSHTCTAGAFGQFATGIGITDAGFVLGTGKLLLKVPPTLRFVLDGEMPDYLLAKDLILQIIGEISVAGATYKAMEFVGSTVESLSMEERMTLCNMVIEAGGKNGIVPADSTTYKYLEDKTSIPYEPVYSDNQARFLTEYRFDISKLEPLVAKPHSPDNRALARECKDVKIDRVYIGSCTGGKTEDFMAAARVFLASGKKVKVPTFLVPATQKVWMDVFSLPVPGSGGKTCSQIFEEAGCDTPASPTCGACMGGPKDTYARLNEPQVCVSTTNRNFPGRMGHKEGQIYLASPYTAAASALTGYVTDPREFLQ, from the exons ATGACTTACTCTACTGTTGCTCCACCCTCCACCTCCATCAACAACACCAAG AAGGACTTGGATGTCTCTGCTTTCTCTTCCACATCTCCGGCTTCATTTCAGCTATGCAAGAGATCAGTTTCCAAGAAGATCTGCTCCGTCATGTCGCCATCAGAGCGGAAGCCAGCAACTACTGGCTTG GTCAAGACGGGAATGACGATGACGGAGAAGATATTAGCTAGGGCTTCTGAGAAAACACATTTGAGTCCAGGTGACAATGTTTGGGTTAACATTGATGTTTTAATGACCCATGATGTGTGTGGCCCTGGTACCTTTGGTATCTTCAAGAAAGAGTTTGGCCAGAATGCTAAG GTTTGGGATAGAGAAAAGGTTGTTGTCATACCTGAACATTATATATTCACTAGGGATGAGCGCGCAAATCGTAATGTGGATACCTTGAGAGATTTCTGCACTGAGCAGAACATCAAGTATTTCTACGATATCAAGGATCTTGGTAACTTTAAG GCTAACCCAGATTACAAGGGTGTATGTCATGTTGCTCTTGCTCAAGAAGGTCATTGCAGGCCTGGAGAGGTACATTT AGGTACAGATTCTCACACCTGCACCGCTGGAGCTTTTGGACAATTTGCTACTGGAATTGGGATCACTGATGCAGGTTTCGTATTGGGCACCGGGAAACTTTTACTCAAG GTGCCTCCAACTCTGAGATTTGTGCTGGATGGTGAAATGCCTGACTATTTGCTTGCCAAAGACTTGATTTTGCAA ATTATTGGTGAAATCTCTGTTGCTGGTGCAACATATAAAGCCATGGAGTTTGTTGGCAGCACTGTTGAGAGCTTAAGT ATGGAAGAGAGGATGACATTATGCAACATGGTTATTGAAGCTGGGGGTAAGAATGGAATCGTCCCTGCTGATAGCACTACATACAAGTACCTTGAG GATAAAACGTCTATACCCTATGAACCTGTGTACAGTGATAATCAAGCAAG ATTTCTTACTGAGTACAGATTTGATATATCAAAACTGGAGCCATTGGTGGCAAAG CCTCATTCTCCGGATAACCGTGCTTTAGCAAGAGAATGCAAAGATGTGAAAATTGACAGAGTCTATATTGGATCTTGTACTGGTGGGAAAACGGAGGATTTTATGGCTGCTGCTAGAGTTTTTCTAGCTTCA GGAAAAAAAGTCAAAGTACCCACTTTTCTTGTACCTGCTACACAAAAG GTTTGGATGGACGTTTTCAGTCTTCCAGTTCCAGGATCTGGTGGCAAAACTTGTTCACAGATATTTGAGGAAGCTGGTTGTGATACACCTGCAAGTCCCACTTGTGGTGCGTGCATGGGTGGTCCTAAGGACACATATGCTCGCTTGAATGAACCACAG GTATGTGTCTCTACTACGAACAGGAACTTCCCAGGCAGAATGGGACACAAAGAAGGCCAGATATATCTTGCCTCACCATATACAGCTGCAGCGTCGGCTTTGACCGGTTATGTTACTGACCCTAGAGAGTTTTTGCAGTAA
- the LOC101313112 gene encoding protein FAR1-RELATED SEQUENCE 5-like, producing MNTTGRSEGTNSFFDDFVTSTTNLREFVVKYEQALQKIVTRESSEDFTSEHKYRIVNDDDFLLKHAAHVYTRNIFEKFKSEWTRVKRIKVEERGSDDQFHRYSVMKKINNSQEFLVELNLQTHEGKCECQNFEFVGIICRHIMKVFVRQDIDAIPSHFILPRWRQGANKFRVTDSEALVHNDGKEQSEALRFSHMCRRATQLACYAAPSDEAYLIYMDGLDELSKKNSEVNKVSQEDVMESHDNAFQDEAANICTSKSSEPLLLDPNILKTKGRKKDMDENNRRVTKSSKRIKDDMELAQSKKRKCTMCQQPGHNRLTCPLNSAAKRKTVVSTNQGSQNMQELPAVSDKEDSDEEDSDNNHEE from the exons ATGAATACAACAGGGCGTAGTGAAGGCACTAATTCTTTTTTCGATGACTTTGTTACATCAACTACCAATCTAAGAGAATTTGTTGTCAAGTATGAACAAGCCTTGCAAAAGATTGTTACAAGGGAAAGTAGCGAAGATTTTACATCAGAGCATAAATATCGTATTGTGAATGATGATGACTTTCTTTTGAAACATGCAGCACATGTGTATACCAGAAATATATTTGAAAAATTCAAGAGTGAATGGACTAGAGTCAAACGGATTAAAGTTGAAGAAAGGGGTTCTGACGATCAGTTTCATAGATACTCCGTGATGAAGAAAATCAATAACTCGCAAGAGTTTTTGGTGGAGTTGAATTTACAAACACATGAAGGTAAATGTGAATGCCAAAATTTTGAATTTGTGGGAATAATTTGCCGACATATTATGAAAGTATTTGTTCGTCAAGACATTGATGCAATACCATCCCATTTTATTCTTCCGAGATGGAGACAAGGAGCAAATAAGTTTAGAGTCACAGATTCTGAAGCCTTGGTACATAATGATGGTAAGGAACAATCAGAAGCATTGAGATTTAGTCACATGTGTCGTAGAGCCACTCAACTAGCTTGCTATGCTGCTCCCTCTGATGAGGCCTACCTAATTTACATGGATGGTTTAGATGAATTGTCAAAAAAAAATTCAGAGGTTAATAAGGTGTCACAAGAAGATGTTATGGAGTCTCACGATAATGCTTTCCAAGATGAAGCAGCAAATATATGTACCAGTAAGTCTTCTGAGCCATTGCTTTTGGATCCAAATATCTTAAAGACCAAGGGCAGAAAGAAGGATATGGATGAGAATAACAGAAGAGTAACAAAAAGTTCTAAGAGGATAAAAGATGACATGGAGTTGGCTCAAAGCAAGAAGAGAAAGTGTACAATGTGCCAACAACCAGGACATAACAGGCTCACTTGCCCTTTAAATTCAGCTGCAAAAAGAAAAACGGTTGTTTCTACAAATCAAG GGAGTCAAAATATGCAAGAGTTGCCCGCAGTTTCGGACAAGGAAGATTCCGACGAGGAAGATTCAGACAATAACCATGAAGAATAA